From the Maioricimonas rarisocia genome, one window contains:
- a CDS encoding TatD family hydrolase — translation MQLVDTHAHLDEDAFSTDVEDVMARAGDAGVVTILTIGITADTSRSAVALAERFDNVYAVVGIQPNYASQVQPDDWNTIEELAAHPRVVGIGETGLDRYWDYAPIEVQAEYFDRHLELSRRIDKPFVIHCRDAEADVVAQLQRAAEQGPLNGVMHSFCGDAETAAACLDLGLHISFAGMLTFKKNDELRATAATIPADRLLVETDAPYLAPVPNRGKRNEPANVVHTARCLADARGVELAEIAAKTTENARRLFRLPVV, via the coding sequence ATGCAACTGGTCGATACGCACGCGCACCTCGATGAGGATGCGTTCAGCACGGATGTCGAAGATGTGATGGCCCGCGCTGGTGACGCAGGAGTTGTCACGATTCTCACGATCGGAATCACGGCCGACACGAGCCGCAGTGCCGTCGCCCTGGCCGAACGGTTCGACAACGTCTACGCCGTCGTCGGCATCCAGCCGAACTACGCCTCGCAGGTGCAGCCGGACGACTGGAACACGATCGAAGAGCTGGCCGCCCATCCGCGGGTCGTCGGGATCGGCGAAACGGGCCTGGACCGGTACTGGGACTACGCTCCCATCGAAGTGCAGGCGGAGTACTTCGATCGGCACCTCGAACTCTCGCGACGGATCGACAAGCCGTTCGTCATTCATTGCCGCGATGCCGAAGCGGACGTCGTTGCACAGTTGCAGCGGGCGGCAGAGCAGGGCCCACTCAACGGTGTGATGCACTCTTTCTGCGGTGATGCGGAGACGGCGGCCGCCTGCCTGGATCTGGGACTGCACATCTCCTTCGCCGGCATGCTGACGTTCAAGAAGAACGACGAACTGCGTGCAACGGCGGCCACGATTCCTGCCGACCGTCTGCTCGTCGAGACCGACGCACCGTACCTGGCTCCGGTCCCGAACCGGGGCAAGCGGAATGAACCGGCCAACGTTGTCCATACTGCCCGGTGCCTTGCCGACGCACGCGGCGTCGAACTGGCCGAGATCGCCGCAAAGACGACCGAGAACGCCCGCCGGCTGTTCCGGTTGCCGGTGGTCTGA
- a CDS encoding NADH-quinone oxidoreductase subunit N codes for MSVTDILNALLSEDLPRALEIFAPELIVCVSIVALLLTRLFGLDRRFSPCWVALVGCLVAFTAAFAQFMYIKTGAVESGLLASLYENARLSATGVGSSGPYFTGLLMHDPFTLFFRLGLLLFLVLMVALTILTGIPDNEDGPDFYTLLFGATLGMMIATSANHLLMLFLGVEMMSVPSYVMVAFLKGRQQSSEAALKYVVFGAGAAGVMLYGVSLLAGLMGTANLPELGARLAYLVGSEGFTLTSPTVLTTVLAIMMILVGLAFKLSVVPFHFWCPDAFEGAAAEVGGFLSVASKAAAFALLVRFVLAFNGSTEVQHDLMLFLGLGLGVVAAVTTTFGNLAAYTQNNVKRLLAYSTIAHAGYMLMAVAAMLVLLGQPDGGPFTAAQIRDEATRSIEGLTYYLVVYLFMNLAAFAVVALIRNEIFSEEIDDYNGLVHCNPATKVLCVCMACAFFSLVGIPPFGGFFAKLLIFLAVFKAGYVHWLMWAILGIAALNTVFSLFYYLRVLKAMFIEPQSETARPVRTPALVSAYVALITIPILVLGASPLQNDLSMTASFVASVLFR; via the coding sequence ATGAGCGTCACCGACATTCTCAACGCGTTGCTCTCCGAAGATCTGCCGCGGGCCCTGGAGATCTTTGCCCCCGAGCTGATCGTCTGCGTGTCGATCGTGGCCCTGCTGCTCACGCGGCTGTTCGGCCTCGACCGGCGGTTCTCGCCCTGCTGGGTGGCCCTGGTCGGCTGCCTGGTCGCGTTTACCGCAGCGTTCGCGCAGTTCATGTACATCAAGACCGGTGCCGTCGAGAGCGGCCTGCTCGCTTCGCTGTACGAGAATGCCCGGCTGTCGGCGACCGGCGTCGGTTCGTCCGGCCCGTACTTTACCGGGCTGCTGATGCACGACCCGTTCACGCTTTTCTTCCGGCTCGGTCTGCTGCTGTTTCTCGTGCTGATGGTCGCCCTGACGATCCTCACCGGCATTCCCGATAACGAAGATGGCCCCGACTTCTACACGCTGCTGTTCGGTGCCACGCTCGGCATGATGATCGCCACCAGCGCGAATCACCTGCTGATGCTCTTCCTCGGCGTCGAGATGATGAGCGTGCCGAGCTACGTGATGGTGGCCTTCCTGAAAGGACGGCAACAGTCGAGCGAAGCGGCCCTCAAGTACGTCGTCTTCGGTGCCGGGGCAGCCGGCGTGATGCTGTACGGTGTCAGTCTGCTGGCCGGCCTGATGGGAACCGCAAACCTGCCGGAACTGGGTGCCCGTCTGGCATACCTGGTTGGCAGCGAAGGGTTCACGCTGACCAGTCCGACCGTGCTGACGACCGTCCTCGCCATCATGATGATCCTCGTCGGTCTGGCGTTCAAACTCTCGGTGGTGCCATTCCACTTCTGGTGCCCCGATGCCTTCGAAGGTGCCGCGGCGGAAGTCGGCGGATTCCTTTCGGTCGCATCGAAGGCGGCTGCGTTCGCCCTGCTCGTACGGTTTGTCCTCGCCTTCAATGGCAGTACGGAAGTGCAGCACGACCTGATGCTCTTCCTCGGACTGGGGCTCGGCGTTGTCGCGGCTGTGACGACAACCTTCGGGAACCTCGCCGCCTATACACAAAACAACGTCAAGCGGCTGCTGGCCTACTCCACGATCGCGCATGCCGGCTACATGCTGATGGCCGTCGCCGCGATGCTCGTGCTGCTGGGTCAGCCCGATGGCGGCCCGTTCACCGCCGCCCAGATCCGCGACGAGGCAACACGCAGCATCGAAGGACTGACCTACTACCTGGTCGTCTACCTGTTCATGAACCTCGCCGCCTTTGCGGTCGTGGCCCTCATCCGCAACGAGATCTTCAGCGAAGAGATCGACGACTATAACGGGCTCGTCCACTGCAACCCGGCGACGAAGGTCCTCTGCGTCTGCATGGCGTGTGCGTTCTTCAGCCTCGTCGGGATTCCGCCGTTCGGTGGCTTCTTTGCGAAACTGCTGATCTTCCTGGCTGTGTTCAAGGCCGGTTACGTCCACTGGCTGATGTGGGCCATCCTCGGCATTGCCGCACTCAACACGGTCTTCAGCCTGTTCTATTACCTGCGCGTACTCAAGGCGATGTTCATCGAACCGCAGTCCGAAACGGCCCGCCCGGTGCGGACGCCGGCACTGGTCAGTGCTTACGTGGCTCTGATCACCATTCCGATTCTGGTTCTGGGTGCTTCGCCGCTGCAGAACGACCTGAGCATGACGGCCAGTTTCGTGGCATCGGTCCTGTTTCGCTGA
- a CDS encoding complex I subunit 4 family protein yields MSDTVLLTLTIFLPTIGAAGLMAFDKRAVEPMRVFSLVITAVTFGLTLLILQRFDATNPEIQLSVAKPWISNWNVYYRLGVDGISLPLILLTSLISMLAMMASWSITKAVRGYLMLFLLLETGMLGVFMALDFFLFYVFWEVMLLPMYFLIGVWGGPRREYAAIKFFLYTLFGGVLMLIAMLMFYFNSGSQFSLIALGQMAQEGGFFSQEMQITAFILLFIGFAIKLPSFPFHTWLPDAHVEAPTPISMILAGVLLKMGGYGIIRIAFPLCPYGAQYAAYALVLIGAFSIIYGALAAMAQTDFKRLVAYSSVSHMGYVLIGLAVWKIAESSGQTVGMDYWRMGINGAMFQMLGHGISSAGMFFMVGVIYDRVHHRNLNEFGGLMQKMPLYSGLAVGLFFAGLGLPGMCGFIGEVFVVLSTWNYSPLLAIIAASGVILTAGYILWTIQRVYLGPEYRGPHAEAITPMNGREATVGFVLLAIAIILGIFPETMFGLMRESTNLLTESMAAGYQVLHSAGEQLSSNMMP; encoded by the coding sequence ATGAGTGACACTGTCCTGCTCACACTGACGATCTTCCTGCCGACGATCGGCGCCGCGGGTCTGATGGCATTCGACAAGCGGGCCGTCGAACCGATGCGGGTCTTCTCGCTCGTGATCACCGCGGTCACTTTCGGGCTGACGCTGCTGATCCTGCAGCGGTTTGATGCCACCAATCCCGAGATCCAGCTGAGCGTTGCCAAGCCCTGGATCAGCAACTGGAATGTCTACTACCGATTGGGAGTGGACGGTATCAGCCTTCCGCTGATCCTGCTGACGTCGCTGATCAGCATGCTGGCGATGATGGCCTCGTGGAGCATCACGAAGGCCGTCCGCGGCTACCTGATGCTGTTCCTGCTGCTCGAGACCGGCATGCTGGGCGTCTTCATGGCGCTCGACTTCTTCCTGTTCTACGTCTTCTGGGAAGTCATGCTCCTGCCGATGTACTTCCTGATCGGCGTCTGGGGCGGCCCGCGACGCGAGTATGCGGCGATCAAGTTCTTCCTGTACACGCTGTTCGGTGGTGTGCTGATGCTCATCGCCATGCTGATGTTCTACTTCAACAGCGGCAGCCAGTTCAGCCTGATCGCACTGGGTCAGATGGCCCAGGAGGGAGGCTTCTTCAGCCAGGAAATGCAGATCACCGCATTCATCCTGCTGTTCATCGGCTTCGCCATCAAACTGCCGTCCTTCCCGTTCCACACCTGGCTTCCCGATGCCCACGTCGAAGCTCCCACGCCGATCTCGATGATCCTGGCCGGCGTGCTGCTGAAGATGGGTGGCTACGGCATCATCCGCATCGCCTTCCCGCTCTGCCCGTACGGCGCCCAGTACGCCGCTTACGCCCTGGTGCTCATCGGTGCCTTCAGCATCATCTACGGAGCCCTCGCCGCGATGGCCCAGACCGATTTCAAGCGGCTGGTCGCCTACAGCTCCGTCAGCCACATGGGTTACGTGCTGATCGGCCTGGCTGTCTGGAAGATCGCCGAATCGAGCGGACAGACAGTCGGCATGGACTACTGGCGGATGGGCATCAACGGAGCGATGTTCCAGATGCTCGGGCACGGCATCTCCTCGGCCGGCATGTTCTTCATGGTGGGCGTGATCTATGACCGCGTTCACCACCGAAACCTGAACGAGTTCGGCGGACTGATGCAGAAGATGCCGCTCTACAGCGGACTGGCCGTCGGCCTGTTCTTCGCCGGCCTGGGGCTGCCCGGCATGTGCGGGTTCATCGGCGAGGTGTTCGTCGTGCTGAGCACATGGAACTACAGTCCGCTGCTGGCAATCATCGCCGCCTCGGGGGTGATCCTGACGGCCGGCTACATTCTGTGGACGATCCAGCGGGTCTACCTGGGACCGGAATACCGCGGCCCGCACGCCGAGGCGATCACGCCGATGAATGGACGCGAGGCAACGGTCGGCTTCGTGCTGCTGGCGATTGCCATCATCCTGGGGATCTTCCCGGAGACGATGTTCGGCCTGATGCGGGAATCGACCAACCTGCTGACCGAATCGATGGCGGCTGGCTATCAGGTGCTGCACTCAGCCGGTGAGCAGCTCTCCTCGAATATGATGCCGTAG
- the nuoL gene encoding NADH-quinone oxidoreductase subunit L: MSPEEYLTVGTSLKWLLGIAWLLPLLGFAIEIFGGYWGTRHSKTAAWLAVGCIGAGFICSSAALITWGDATDWGALSVAETEHEPGEHLGDEDHAHEDHVHEDGEEEGHHDGDEGHSHDDDHDHAAAGHGHEEGHGDHHANDPFAYAFSGTYYRLATFGRLSIAIDYYIDGLTLVMFTMVTLIATCIHIFAVGYMSDELTEDYEDHFVHLPGGKHFHRPGRFYRFFAFLSLFSFSMLGLVLAGNIFQVFVFWELVGVCSYLLIGFYVERHSASTAANKAFIMNRVGDFGFLIGLMILWTWFGTFQFADVTPGSDGHPGLFQMVRDGDGQLSVTDDGSAVLLHNGHGGYMATEEGQPVGIPYFLLVAAGLGIFAGCVGKSAQFPLQTWLPDAMEGPTPVSALVHSATMVAAGVYLVGRFYPMFTPEVLLTIAYIGCITLFLGATIAIVATDIKRVLAYSTISQLGYMMLALGVGGWLAGLFHLVTHAFFKSLMFLCSGSVIHGCHHEQEMTKMGGLRKKMPITAYTMLVGVIAICGLAIPGTTFAFSGFFSKDAVVASGLTFMALNPAHFLLFLVPLVTAGITAFYMFRLWFMTFTGPPRDEHVYEHAHESPWIMTAPLIVLSVFAAGVAWGGGEAGPLASLILSSEPAHVGPGLPEAGLIGTNLPGHGDIHQYHHTAGTAALIAAFAGVIISFLFYCARSVDPENVRRQFSGLHGFLVEKWQFDRLYDAAFVHPVHVVASWCQAFDRKVLDGILHGASHVTVAVSKWDRLFDEAVVDRLVNIVGGVTFGAGSALRHVQTGRLRQYVMFIALGVVSLFILVFAFFPR; this comes from the coding sequence ATGTCGCCTGAAGAATATCTGACTGTCGGAACGTCGCTGAAGTGGCTGCTGGGTATCGCCTGGCTGCTCCCCCTGCTGGGATTCGCCATCGAGATCTTTGGCGGCTACTGGGGAACGCGGCACAGCAAGACGGCCGCCTGGCTGGCGGTCGGCTGCATTGGGGCCGGCTTCATCTGCAGTTCCGCCGCCCTCATTACCTGGGGAGACGCCACCGACTGGGGGGCACTCTCCGTTGCCGAAACCGAGCACGAACCGGGTGAACATCTCGGCGATGAGGACCACGCGCACGAAGATCATGTCCACGAAGATGGCGAAGAGGAAGGCCATCACGACGGCGACGAAGGACACAGCCACGACGACGACCATGACCACGCCGCTGCGGGACATGGCCACGAAGAGGGTCACGGCGACCATCACGCCAACGATCCTTTTGCGTACGCCTTCTCGGGGACGTACTACCGGCTGGCCACGTTCGGCCGGCTCTCGATCGCGATCGACTACTACATCGACGGCCTGACGCTGGTGATGTTCACGATGGTGACCCTGATCGCCACGTGCATTCACATCTTCGCCGTCGGCTACATGAGCGACGAACTGACCGAAGATTACGAGGACCACTTCGTCCATCTGCCGGGCGGAAAACACTTTCATCGCCCCGGCCGGTTCTACCGGTTCTTCGCATTCCTGTCGCTGTTCAGCTTCTCCATGCTCGGGCTGGTTCTGGCAGGCAACATCTTCCAGGTGTTCGTCTTCTGGGAGCTGGTCGGCGTCTGCAGCTACCTGCTGATCGGCTTCTATGTCGAACGGCACTCGGCGAGCACAGCGGCCAACAAGGCCTTCATCATGAACCGCGTCGGGGACTTCGGGTTCCTGATCGGTCTGATGATTCTGTGGACGTGGTTCGGCACCTTCCAGTTCGCCGACGTCACACCCGGCAGCGACGGCCATCCCGGACTGTTCCAGATGGTCCGCGACGGTGACGGTCAGCTGTCGGTGACCGACGACGGCAGTGCCGTGCTCCTTCACAACGGCCACGGCGGCTACATGGCCACCGAGGAAGGACAGCCGGTCGGAATTCCGTACTTCCTGCTGGTCGCTGCCGGTCTGGGGATCTTCGCCGGCTGTGTCGGCAAGAGTGCCCAGTTCCCCCTGCAGACCTGGCTGCCGGACGCGATGGAAGGCCCCACGCCGGTCTCGGCACTGGTGCACTCGGCGACGATGGTGGCCGCCGGGGTCTACCTCGTCGGGCGGTTCTACCCGATGTTCACGCCGGAAGTCCTGCTGACCATCGCGTATATCGGCTGCATCACGCTCTTCCTCGGAGCGACGATCGCCATTGTCGCGACCGACATCAAACGGGTGCTCGCCTACTCGACGATCAGTCAGCTCGGTTACATGATGCTCGCACTGGGCGTCGGTGGATGGCTCGCCGGCCTGTTCCACCTGGTGACGCACGCCTTCTTCAAGTCCCTGATGTTCCTCTGCTCGGGCAGCGTAATCCACGGCTGCCATCACGAGCAGGAGATGACGAAGATGGGCGGCCTGCGGAAAAAGATGCCGATTACGGCCTACACCATGCTGGTCGGTGTGATTGCCATCTGCGGCCTGGCGATTCCCGGGACCACCTTCGCGTTTTCAGGGTTCTTCTCGAAGGATGCCGTCGTCGCCTCCGGGCTGACGTTCATGGCACTCAACCCCGCGCACTTCCTGCTCTTCCTGGTGCCGCTGGTCACCGCGGGCATTACGGCCTTCTACATGTTCCGGCTGTGGTTCATGACGTTTACCGGTCCGCCGCGGGACGAACACGTCTACGAGCACGCGCACGAATCCCCCTGGATCATGACGGCCCCGCTGATCGTGCTGTCGGTGTTCGCAGCCGGAGTCGCCTGGGGTGGTGGAGAAGCGGGACCGCTGGCGAGCCTGATCCTCTCCAGTGAGCCGGCTCACGTCGGACCGGGACTGCCCGAGGCGGGGCTGATCGGCACGAACCTGCCGGGCCACGGCGACATTCACCAGTACCACCACACGGCCGGAACGGCTGCCCTGATTGCCGCATTCGCCGGCGTCATCATTTCGTTCCTGTTCTACTGTGCCCGGTCAGTCGATCCGGAAAACGTCCGGCGGCAGTTCTCCGGGCTGCATGGCTTTCTGGTCGAGAAATGGCAGTTCGACCGCCTGTACGACGCAGCGTTCGTTCACCCGGTCCACGTCGTCGCCAGCTGGTGCCAGGCATTCGACCGGAAAGTACTGGACGGAATCCTCCACGGAGCCAGCCACGTGACAGTCGCCGTCTCGAAATGGGACCGGCTCTTCGATGAGGCGGTGGTCGACCGGCTCGTCAACATCGTCGGCGGCGTGACCTTCGGTGCCGGCTCGGCACTCAGGCACGTGCAGACGGGGCGTCTGCGTCAATACGTGATGTTCATTGCCCTCGGCGTCGTCTCCCTGTTCATCCTCGTGTTCGCCTTCTTCCCGAGATAG
- the nuoK gene encoding NADH-quinone oxidoreductase subunit NuoK, producing MEQQIGLNGYLAVGAVLFVCGVICMATKRNAVGVLMGVELVLNGANVNFLAFSRFGTLGLDGQAAALFVIVLAAAEAAVALAIVLSFYNNHQTIDVDRATQLKG from the coding sequence ATGGAACAACAGATCGGTCTGAACGGGTACCTCGCCGTCGGCGCCGTGCTGTTCGTCTGCGGTGTGATCTGCATGGCGACCAAACGGAACGCAGTCGGCGTGCTGATGGGCGTCGAACTGGTGCTCAATGGTGCCAACGTCAACTTTCTGGCCTTCTCCCGGTTCGGGACGCTCGGTCTGGACGGTCAGGCAGCCGCCCTGTTCGTGATCGTGCTGGCTGCCGCCGAAGCCGCTGTCGCTCTGGCAATCGTCCTCAGCTTCTACAACAACCATCAGACGATCGACGTCGACCGGGCCACGCAACTGAAAGGCTGA
- a CDS encoding NADH-quinone oxidoreductase subunit J family protein, with protein sequence MESFLFTVFAVTACGGAVAVVLSQNVVRMAFWLVISLGSTAGLFFMLHADFVGAAQLLIYVGGTVVLLIFGVMLTASGPYLKITGSPGELLQAAVVGLAFLSMLIFSVLRIDWDDHFTKLKQASAPTFFDRPSYRPAAEGATVRGLGAALLGTRFDRDLGSADDQLSTGYLLPFEIISVHLLVVLVGAAYLARAKRRVTRSEE encoded by the coding sequence ATGGAATCGTTTCTGTTTACGGTCTTTGCCGTCACGGCCTGCGGGGGCGCGGTCGCTGTCGTCCTCAGCCAGAATGTCGTCCGCATGGCCTTCTGGCTGGTCATCTCGCTGGGATCGACCGCCGGTCTGTTCTTCATGCTCCATGCCGACTTCGTCGGTGCCGCTCAGCTGCTGATCTACGTCGGCGGCACCGTGGTGCTGCTGATTTTCGGCGTGATGCTCACGGCCAGCGGCCCGTACCTGAAGATCACGGGCAGTCCGGGCGAACTGCTGCAGGCTGCGGTGGTGGGTCTGGCGTTTCTGTCGATGCTGATTTTCTCGGTCCTGCGTATCGACTGGGACGATCACTTCACAAAGCTCAAGCAGGCCAGCGCCCCGACATTTTTCGATCGCCCGAGCTATCGACCCGCCGCCGAAGGAGCAACCGTACGCGGTCTGGGGGCGGCACTCCTCGGGACACGTTTCGATCGCGATCTCGGTTCTGCGGACGACCAGCTGAGTACCGGCTACCTATTGCCGTTTGAAATCATCTCCGTGCATCTGCTCGTGGTTCTGGTGGGAGCAGCCTATCTCGCCCGCGCGAAACGAAGGGTGACGCGCAGCGAGGAATGA
- the nuoH gene encoding NADH-quinone oxidoreductase subunit NuoH, whose amino-acid sequence MISDFLTDNLSVSPTLATIFAAVIHIALLGAFFGLPAFVFIWAERKVAGRIQDRLGPTRVGGKFGWLQSLADGIKLIQKEDLAPNAADRMLFRLAPYIVIVATFGAFLFLPFSEGWVAVSLEVGLFLALAILSLEVLGIILAGYSSGSKWSLFGGMREAAQMVSYEVPLGITAVIPVLIAGSMDLNVIGQMQAGWFWNWLVFHDPFAFLAFFVFFTVTLASNKRAPFDLAEAESELVGGFHTEYSGMRWSFFFLGEYAAMFFVSALGALLFLGGWWTGIAPLDNAFRELGYAGRVLGFVVLMTKSGVLVFVQIWIRWTLPRLRIDQVMTTCLKYLVPISCFLFLGAVIWPLALSATLGRTTLSPDLQFGQPLGERVPAVQRPRVKSGGPRTSLLDHTTEGRLVGVEGNR is encoded by the coding sequence ATGATTTCGGACTTTCTGACGGACAACCTGAGCGTCTCGCCGACCCTCGCCACCATTTTCGCAGCCGTGATTCACATCGCGTTGCTGGGTGCCTTTTTCGGCCTCCCCGCGTTTGTGTTCATCTGGGCTGAACGAAAAGTGGCCGGCCGAATCCAGGACCGGCTCGGTCCGACGCGCGTGGGAGGCAAGTTCGGCTGGCTGCAGTCGCTCGCCGACGGGATCAAGCTGATCCAGAAGGAAGACCTCGCTCCCAACGCCGCCGATCGCATGCTGTTCCGGCTGGCCCCTTACATCGTCATCGTGGCCACGTTCGGAGCATTCCTGTTCCTCCCGTTCAGCGAAGGCTGGGTTGCCGTCTCGCTGGAAGTCGGACTGTTCCTGGCATTGGCGATTCTGTCGCTGGAAGTGCTGGGCATCATTCTCGCCGGCTATTCGAGCGGTTCCAAATGGTCGCTGTTCGGCGGAATGCGTGAAGCGGCCCAGATGGTCAGCTACGAAGTTCCGCTGGGGATCACGGCTGTCATTCCGGTGCTGATCGCCGGGTCGATGGACCTGAACGTGATCGGTCAGATGCAGGCGGGCTGGTTCTGGAACTGGCTGGTCTTTCATGACCCGTTCGCGTTCCTGGCGTTCTTCGTGTTCTTCACGGTGACGCTCGCCAGCAACAAGCGAGCCCCGTTCGACCTGGCCGAGGCCGAGAGCGAACTGGTCGGCGGCTTCCACACCGAATACAGCGGCATGCGGTGGTCGTTCTTCTTTCTGGGCGAATACGCCGCAATGTTCTTCGTCAGTGCCCTGGGCGCGTTGCTGTTCCTGGGGGGCTGGTGGACCGGCATCGCACCACTCGACAACGCCTTCCGCGAACTGGGCTATGCCGGCCGCGTGCTCGGCTTTGTCGTGCTGATGACCAAGAGCGGCGTGCTGGTCTTTGTGCAGATCTGGATCCGCTGGACGCTGCCTCGACTGCGAATCGACCAGGTCATGACGACCTGCCTGAAGTATCTCGTCCCGATCAGTTGCTTCCTGTTCCTCGGCGCGGTGATCTGGCCGCTCGCCCTGAGCGCTACGCTTGGGCGCACGACGCTTTCGCCGGACCTGCAGTTCGGACAACCGCTTGGCGAACGCGTTCCGGCGGTTCAACGACCACGCGTAAAGTCTGGCGGGCCCCGGACGTCGCTGCTGGATCACACCACCGAGGGCCGACTGGTCGGCGTGGAGGGCAATCGCTGA
- a CDS encoding GNAT family N-acetyltransferase: MPTTYFKRYRMEFDLQREEIASPQLPDGYCWASWSPALVESHAIAKFESFQGEVDTQVFPCLANLAGCRKLMRDIASHSGFLPRATWLIRFDGNEFAGQRPCATIQGLFHSPWLGAVQNVGVVAEHRGLGLGRALLNKSLAGFRASGLQRVYLEVTAANTPAVDLYLSVGFRLTRTSYRAIEPMEPAGT, translated from the coding sequence ATGCCGACGACCTATTTCAAGCGGTACCGAATGGAATTCGACCTGCAGCGGGAGGAAATCGCCTCCCCGCAGCTGCCGGACGGTTACTGCTGGGCATCGTGGTCTCCCGCCCTGGTCGAATCGCACGCCATTGCGAAGTTCGAGAGTTTTCAGGGCGAAGTCGACACACAGGTCTTTCCCTGCCTGGCCAACCTGGCAGGTTGCCGCAAGCTGATGCGTGACATCGCATCGCATTCCGGTTTTCTGCCTCGGGCAACCTGGCTGATCCGTTTTGATGGAAACGAGTTTGCCGGCCAGCGTCCGTGTGCCACGATCCAGGGACTGTTCCACAGTCCATGGCTGGGTGCCGTGCAGAATGTTGGCGTCGTTGCCGAGCATCGCGGCCTGGGACTGGGTCGGGCCCTGCTGAACAAGTCTCTCGCAGGTTTTCGTGCCTCGGGGCTGCAGCGGGTCTACCTCGAAGTGACCGCGGCCAACACGCCTGCCGTGGACCTGTATCTTTCGGTCGGCTTTCGCCTGACGCGGACCAGTTACCGCGCCATTGAACCGATGGAGCCGGCCGGAACCTGA
- a CDS encoding sensor histidine kinase → MTAAILTISILLQLLAAYLVVRLARATDYAGAWLLLGAALMLMAARRIMILVYSLDPDSALTVNLAGESVALATSLLIVAGLAMIAPLMRRLDKSEEVAALNRQLARELETRQQTEHELKQSRERFARAIRGTNEGIWEWVIGSDQAIYSPRYAELLGFTPEEFGDTVEAFRSRLHPADRERVVDAVARHVNEGATFDIEFRLMHRNGEYRWFRSRGASFEDEHGGAKRMAGAIQDVTDRRTMEHERELAHSELARRNAELNQFVYVASHDLKSPLRGIRVLAEWIAEDSGKSLSEESRNDLNLLHARLLHMERLLDDLLAYARAGRSSTVTESVDCRQLVEAVVQLLPIPEGFEINVSSELPQFQATRVPLELVFRNLIGNAIQHHDQAHGRIDIECARSGEYYEFTVSDDGPGIPREHHDRIFEMFQQLNPSEDDEGTGMGLALVRKLTERHGGRIAVESNEGRGTTFRVFWPLSTRYREASDSWVAEGAGV, encoded by the coding sequence GTGACCGCTGCGATCCTGACGATTTCGATTCTGCTGCAGTTGCTTGCGGCGTACCTTGTCGTGCGGCTGGCCCGTGCAACCGACTATGCCGGCGCGTGGCTGCTGCTGGGCGCTGCGCTGATGCTGATGGCAGCCCGGCGGATCATGATCCTCGTGTACTCGCTGGATCCGGACTCCGCCCTGACAGTCAACCTGGCCGGTGAATCGGTCGCGTTGGCGACGTCGCTGCTGATCGTCGCCGGCCTGGCCATGATCGCTCCACTGATGCGGCGACTGGACAAATCCGAAGAGGTGGCCGCTCTCAACAGGCAGCTCGCCCGTGAGCTCGAAACGCGGCAGCAGACCGAGCACGAACTCAAGCAGTCGCGGGAGCGGTTCGCCCGCGCTATTCGGGGGACCAACGAGGGCATCTGGGAATGGGTGATCGGCAGCGATCAGGCCATCTATTCGCCCCGCTACGCGGAACTGCTCGGCTTTACCCCGGAAGAATTCGGCGACACCGTGGAGGCATTTCGGAGTCGTCTGCATCCGGCCGATCGCGAACGGGTCGTCGATGCGGTCGCTCGTCACGTCAATGAGGGAGCGACGTTCGACATCGAGTTCCGACTGATGCACCGCAACGGGGAATATCGGTGGTTCCGCTCGCGCGGCGCGTCGTTCGAGGACGAACACGGGGGCGCAAAGCGGATGGCCGGTGCCATCCAGGACGTGACAGACCGCCGAACGATGGAACACGAACGGGAACTGGCCCATTCCGAACTTGCCCGCAGAAATGCGGAACTGAATCAGTTCGTCTACGTCGCCTCGCACGATCTGAAGTCGCCGCTCAGAGGCATCCGCGTGCTGGCCGAATGGATCGCAGAAGACTCCGGCAAATCGCTGTCGGAAGAATCCCGCAACGACCTGAATCTGCTGCATGCCCGACTGCTGCACATGGAACGGCTGCTCGACGATCTGCTCGCTTACGCGCGGGCCGGTCGTTCCAGCACTGTGACCGAGTCGGTCGACTGCCGGCAGCTCGTCGAAGCGGTGGTCCAGCTGCTGCCCATTCCGGAAGGGTTCGAGATCAACGTCTCGAGCGAGCTGCCACAGTTCCAGGCGACGCGGGTTCCTCTCGAACTGGTGTTCCGCAATCTGATCGGTAATGCCATCCAGCATCACGACCAGGCCCACGGCCGGATCGACATCGAGTGCGCCCGCAGCGGCGAATACTACGAGTTCACCGTCAGTGATGATGGTCCGGGGATCCCGCGGGAACATCACGACCGGATCTTCGAGATGTTCCAGCAGCTCAACCCCTCGGAGGACGACGAGGGGACCGGTATGGGGCTGGCACTGGTTCGCAAGTTAACGGAGCGGCACGGCGGCCGGATCGCGGTCGAATCGAACGAGGGACGGGGCACAACCTTCCGGGTCTTCTGGCCCCTCTCCACACGATACCGCGAAGCAAGCGACTCGTGGGTTGCCGAAGGGGCCGGCGTCTGA